The Culex pipiens pallens isolate TS chromosome 2, TS_CPP_V2, whole genome shotgun sequence DNA window tcATCTGTACGTACAGATTCTGTACTCAGATCTGAGCTGAAAATCTGTACCatgacagataaatctgtacatgtggcaacgctggatcgagtcggcttttgtaattacattgttcttaatgctaagagtaattacagaggatcttgtgtgtaaatgttagtgggaggggagccgattacccgcggcctactcggggttagtagggaagggattgatgttaaaatgGGTTGaaagttccttggagtaaaaagaggtttgagtgctctccccattcgGTTCGAGCAAACCTGTGGGTCGTGAAAGTCAAAGATTTGTAGTTGTGATTctattttttcatagttttattttttctattactTTTTTATAAGAggaattaaaatttgttcaaaatgctaatttaaataaataatataaaaggAGGACCCCGTGgcacggtggttagcggcttcggctgccgatccctcatgtgtgctaaggggcccgggttcgattcccgcccatctcctctgggtgttctgtgtttgtcccgtttagttagtaaattcagtcggaaaagacggtgtgatgtctataaaaaaaataatatattaaaatgaatatataaatataatattaaaatgagtaaatatataaataaataatatattaaaatgaaacGAAATTTTTTCAGATGATACTGTTCAAATGACGGTGTAACGAGAAGCGGTGCAAGTCAACCAAATCCCGCATTTTATATTCGTGAAGTTCCGCACCACCCTTGACAGTTACACCGCATTTCGCGTCACgcgaggaaaaaaatcaataacattgCGCTGtcaaaacttttacaaaaaaaatctcgcgATACTGCAAGCAAACACACATTCACAAAGGGAGgagaaaattttagtgaaattcacaGATTTCAACCGGAAATTTCGTGCCGTCACCGTGAAAACCTGCTTCCGTCAGTGCTATTAGTTGTGAAGATTCGCTCAGAACAAGCAACCAGAGTTGTAAAACGTAAAAACCAGCAAAACTTTCCTTCTCTAGTCAAAATCGTCTGCGGGGGGCAACACCAGCAGCATAAAAATGAATATGAACATAAAAATGCCAGATTTCGACGTGAAAAAGTTCGTCAAAGATGCGGGCTCGACACTTTCCCGTGTGGTTCAGGTTGGTATCGAAAATCACGCTCCATTTGGTTGGAAATTCCATCTTGGTGCGATTACGGAATCCAAGGGGCAGATCGATTTATCGATTTGTTTGGATTTCAGTGACCTCCCCGTCTAGAAAGTGCCGATAGATTTCTCTCGTTCGGGGGTTGGTTCGATTTGATTAAGCAGTTTTGTTTTCCTCTTTCCCAGCTCACCGAGGAAAAGCTGGGCACGTCGGAGAAAACCGAAATGGACGCACACTTTGAGCACCTGACCGAACGATCCGATTGCACCCGAACGTGGACGGAGAAGATTGTCCGAGACACCGAAGCGGCCCTCATCCCGAACCCTGCCAATCGGGTGGAGgattacattttcgaaaaaatcgaaaagcaaAAGTCGAAACGGCTCAGCAATCTGGAATATCTGGGGCTGGACATGATCGAGGGTGGAGGTGAGTTTGGCCAGGACGGTCCCTATGGCAGTGCACTCATCAAGGTGGGACAGGCTGAGCAGAAGCTGGGCTCAAACGAGCGCGACTTTATCGGATCGGCCGGGATGTGTTTTATTCAGCCGCTGAAGAAGTTCCTCGAGGGTGAGATGAAGACCATCACGAAGGAGAAGGGCATTTTGGAGAGCAAACGGTAAGGAACATATTGCTTCAAGTTTCGCCAAATATCATCTAAAATCGTTTCTCACGTTTTAGATTGGATCTGGATGCATGCAAGAATCGGGTACGAAAGGCTAGGAGCATGCTGGGACAGCAAACGGTGAGAGATTCATTTGCACTAACCTGGGGGGTTCGGGGTTAACTCGGAAACGCTTGCTTCCAATAATAACACAGTACTAACAATCTGTTACGACTTGTTGCAGAAATAGTCAATAACTCTAACTTCATAACCTAACTGAAAGAGCTTTTTATCTGCCTTGCaataattgaaaacaattttgaaaagttatccCTATTTTGCTCCTACTGAGTGGGGCAATGGTTTCTTCTCCCGCCGATCCCCGATCCTCGACGATCCTTCTAGTGCTTGCTTCCTCGGAAGTGGATCTGTCATTCTCAAAAGGGtcattcagggttgttacggacgtcGTGGACTTCGATTTCTAtgaagaaaattgaattttcttccgAAAAAGTTGTTAGTATTTTCTAAGTAGTTTTTAATAGTTTCTCATTTCGAAATAATCTTcaagaagagattttttttaaatgtattgttgttctaaaaaaaaaattacttaactcaactcattttttttaatatctgctTACCAGctatgaatatttaatttcttttgtgttatgagaattttttttaacattatttattgtttattttatactggatacattcaatttttaatcttgTGACTACTGTAcataaatcccaaatatgaagCTGGTTCTCcacttttgataggtttttatagctttttttcttttctttttttattcaggtttaaattttttttaaagaacataTGTTgctaaattcaaaatcaaaaagatCTGCAATTAAGAAgataaaaaatagaattcaaaattcaagaatttaaaagtttaaaaaaatatatattgcaaACAATAAAGAGAGCAGAaaattaatttcttaaattcttaaattcttaaatttttaaatttttaaattcataaattcttaaattcttatattcttgaattcttaaattcttaaattcttaaattcttaaattcttaaattcttaaattcttaaattcttaaattcttaaattcttaaattcttaaattcttaaattcttaaattcttaaattcttaaattcttaaattcttaaattcttaaattcttaaattcttaaattcttaaattcttaaattcttaaattcttaaattcttaaattcttaaattcttaaattcttaaattcttaaattcttaaattcttaaattcttaaattcttaaattcttaaattcttaaattcttaaattcttaaattcttaaatttttaaattcataaattctaaaattcttatattcttgaattcttaaattcttaaattcttaaattcttatattcttaaattcttaaattcttaaattcttaaattcttaaattcttaaattcttaaattcttaaattcttaaattcttaaattcttaaattcttaaattcttaaattcttaaattcttaaattcttaaattcttaaattcttaaattcttaaattcttaaattcttaaattcttaaattcttaaattcttaaattcttaaattcttaaattcttaaattcttaaattcttaaattcttaaattcttaaattcttaaattcttaaattcttaaattcttaaattcttaaattcttaaattcttaaattcttaaattcttaaattcttaaattcttaaattcttaaattcttaaattcttaaattcttaaattcttaaattcttaaattcttaaattcttaaattcttaaattcttaaattcttaaattcttaaattcttaaattcttaaattcttaaattcttaaattcttaaattcttaaattcttaaattcttaaattcttaaattcttaaattcttaaattcttaaattcttaaattcttaaattcttaaattcttaaattcttaaattcttaaattcttaaattcttaaattcttaaattcttaaattcttaaattcttaaattcttaaattcttaaattcttaaattcttaaattcttaaattcttaaattcttaaattcttaaattcttaaattcttaaattcttaaattcttaaattcttaaattcttaaattcttaaattcttaaattcttaaattcttaaattcttaaattcttaaattcttaaattcttaaattcttaaattcttaaattcttaaattcttaaattcttaaattcttaaattcttaaattcttaaattcttaaattcttaaattcttaaattcttaaattcttaaattcttaaattcttaaattcttaaattcttaaattcttaaattcttaaattcttaaattcttaaattctcaaattcttaaattcttaaattcttaaattcttaaattcttaaattcttaaattcttaaattcttaaattcttaaattcttaaattcttaaattcttaaattcttaaattcttaaattcttaaattcttaaattcttatattcttaaattcttaaattcttaaattcttaaattcttaaattcttaaattcttaaattcttaaattcttaaattcttaaattcttaaattcttaaattcttaaattcttaaattcttaaattcttaaattcttaaattcttaaattcttaaattcttaaattcttaaattcttaaattcttaaattcttaaattcttaaattcttaaattcttatattcttatattcttgaattcttaaattcttatattcttgaattcttaaattcttatattcttgaattcttaaattcttaaattcttaaattcttaaattcttaaattcttaaattcttaaattcttaaattcttaaattcttaaattcttaaattcttaaattcttaaattcttaaattcttaaattcttaaattcttaaattcttaaattcttaaattcttaaattcttaaattcttaaattcttaaattcttaaattcttaaattcttaaattcttaaattcttaaattcttaaatccttcaATTTTGGACCATTGAAGAAGAACTGCTGAATTCTTAATTTCTGTACCTTttacaaaatgaaaaactgcagaattctaaaattattaaaagtcaCAATTATTGTCACCATCTTAGTTTTCAGAAAATccgaatttgtgaaattttggagtcatattttaggttagagaaattttgaaaagaaaataatacaaatttcgtGCTTCGATTTTAtggtttaatgattttttgttgttttgcctttcttatttTATGgttggacatcattttcatcttcgcaAATATGacaattcagcatgaattttaataggAAAATTCGCTAAAAATTCACActtcatcgattttcgacgctctatcgattcacctttacattttaatttaaatttctt harbors:
- the LOC120427766 gene encoding endophilin-B1 isoform X4 — protein: MNMNIKMPDFDVKKFVKDAGSTLSRVVQLTEEKLGTSEKTEMDAHFEHLTERSDCTRTWTEKIVRDTEAALIPNPANRVEDYIFEKIEKQKSKRLSNLEYLGLDMIEGGGEFGQDGPYGSALIKVGQAEQKLGSNERDFIGSAGMCFIQPLKKFLEGEMKTITKEKGILESKRLDLDACKNRVRKARSMLGQQTAERDLRVAQSEFDRQAEITKLLLEGISTTQATHLRHLHAFVESQVRYYGQCNKIMNDLQRELASSRPTAPRLRVNSEDVDLTRGPPYLSSSQEENGSGQQTITLHPAAHGAPRVARKPKMPPAAYPVVAGDTVIAELVANSDPNDISVL
- the LOC120427766 gene encoding endophilin-B1 isoform X3, giving the protein MNMNIKMPDFDVKKFVKDAGSTLSRVVQLTEEKLGTSEKTEMDAHFEHLTERSDCTRTWTEKIVRDTEAALIPNPANRVEDYIFEKIEKQKSKRLSNLEYLGLDMIEGGGEFGQDGPYGSALIKVGQAEQKLGSNERDFIGSAGMCFIQPLKKFLEGEMKTITKEKGILESKRLDLDACKNRVRKARSMLGQQTAERDLRVAQSEFDRQAEITKLLLEGISTTQATHLRHLHAFVESQVRYYGQCNKIMNDLQRELASLGGPQPYVPVAGYEEDDELAGRLNSVDLSGNSGYKRARVLCSYDAKDGTELNLTSNEVIFVCECNPPNSDYMNGKQGLLKGLVPKAFLELLDD
- the LOC120427766 gene encoding endophilin-B1 isoform X1, with protein sequence MNMNIKMPDFDVKKFVKDAGSTLSRVVQLTEEKLGTSEKTEMDAHFEHLTERSDCTRTWTEKIVRDTEAALIPNPANRVEDYIFEKIEKQKSKRLSNLEYLGLDMIEGGGEFGQDGPYGSALIKVGQAEQKLGSNERDFIGSAGMCFIQPLKKFLEGEMKTITKEKGILESKRLDLDACKNRVRKARSMLGQQTKDGISPEAALEQAERDLRVAQSEFDRQAEITKLLLEGISTTQATHLRHLHAFVESQVRYYGQCNKIMNDLQRELASLGGPQPYVPVAGYEEDDELAGRLNSVDLSGNSGYKRARVLCSYDAKDGTELNLTSNEVIFVCECNPPNSDYMNGKQGLLKGLVPKAFLELLDD
- the LOC120427766 gene encoding endophilin-B2 isoform X2, coding for MNMNIKMPDFDVKKFVKDAGSTLSRVVQLTEEKLGTSEKTEMDAHFEHLTERSDCTRTWTEKIVRDTEAALIPNPANRVEDYIFEKIEKQKSKRLSNLEYLGLDMIEGGGEFGQDGPYGSALIKVGQAEQKLGSNERDFIGSAGMCFIQPLKKFLEGEMKTITKEKGILESKRLDLDACKNRVRKARSMLGQQTKDGISPEAALEQAERDLRVAQSEFDRQAEITKLLLEGISTTQATHLRHLHAFVESQVRYYGQCNKIMNDLQRELASSRPTAPRLRVNSEDVDLTRGPPYLSSSQEENGSGQQTITLHPAAHGAPRVARKPKMPPAAYPVVAGDTVIAELVANSDPNDISVL